Proteins from a genomic interval of Medicago truncatula cultivar Jemalong A17 chromosome 3, MtrunA17r5.0-ANR, whole genome shotgun sequence:
- the LOC11429309 gene encoding uncharacterized protein, with protein MLTCGAKWMSASPIPSKCSRPSSSSSSSTNNYRPAVILPGLGNNSGDYQKLEATLNNNYGVSTVVAKVSRPDWLRNAAGLIDPNYWRGTLQPTPILDWYLKRVDDAVQEAMDLAPPETTLSLIGHSAGGWLARLYMQQFGVSNISLLLTLGTPHHPPPKGVPGVIDQTRGLLDYVQQYCSKPVYTPHLKYVCIAGRYIQGAPLFGNSNPNAEPALPTDTSHLLPEEAAIIKAATTSSPNITLRARFVGQGYKQVCGQADVWGDGVVPEVSAHLDGALNISLDGVYHSPVGSDDLIRPWYGSPDVLEQWIEHLFN; from the exons ATGTTAACTTGTGGAGCAAAATGGATGTCAGCCTCTCCAATTCCATCCAAATGCTCACggccttcttcttcttcatcttcttccaccAATAACTATCGACCCGCCGTCATTCTCCCG GGGTTAGGGAACAATTCCGGTGACTACCAGAAGTTGGAGGCAACTCTGAACAATAACTACGGTGTGTCCACCGTTGTTGCCAAGGTGTCAAGACCTGATTGGCTCCGGAATGCCGCTGGTTTGATCGATCCCAATTACTGGCGTGGCACTCTTCAACCAACGCCCATCCTCGATTGGTATTTGAAGAGAGTTGATGATGCTGTTCAAGAGGCCATGGATTTAGCACCTCCTGAGACCACTCTATCATTGATTGGTCACTCGGCCGGAGGATGGCTTGCGCGTCTGTATATGCAGCAATTTGGGGTGTCCAATATATCACTGTTATTAACTCTTGGAACCCCTCATCATCCACCTCCAAAAGGCGTCCCTGGTGTTATCGATCAAACCAGGGGTCTCCTTGATTATGTTCAACAATATTGCTCCAAACCTGTTTACACCCCTCACCTCAAGTATGTATGCATAGCAGGAAG GTATATTCAAGGGGCTCCCCTTTTTGGAAACTCAAATCCAAATGCTGAGCCTGCACTTCCTACAGATACTTCTCATCTACTTCCCGAGGAGGCTGCTATTATCAAAGCTGCAACCACTTCTTCACCTAACATAACATTGCGTGCTCGCTTTGTTGGCCAAGGATACAAGCAG GTTTGTGGGCAAGCAGATGTATGGGGCGATGGTGTTGTGCCAGAAGTATCAGCTCATCTTGACGGTGCACTTAACATTTCCCTGGATGGAGTTTACCACTCCCCGGTTGGTTCAGATGATCTCATTAGACCATGGTATGGTTCCCCTGATGTGTTGGAACAATGGATAGAACACCTCTTTAATTAG
- the LOC112420461 gene encoding chromo domain-containing protein LHP1 yields MRKTKKSSNNNSSTSDSECCQHGDADASSPKQLDDGFFEIETIRRKRLRKGEVQYLIKWRGWPETANTWEPLHNLQSVPDLIHAFEESLKSAATSAAGGAKPLRKRTRRTTTTHLPPQTTNAHPTPLPNSQQHIPHQNQPTSNLPQQTPIHAQSNGNSLHRRGTNRRKSASVKRFKKDESSPTNNALGSTAPYVGNNINTHQIITGAKTASNIVKIIKAIGYSTSLSCYKQDILVTFMAMRSDGTEVMVDNKYLKANNPQLLINFYEQHLRYNPT; encoded by the exons ATGAGAAAGACGAAGAagagcagcaacaacaacagtaGTACTTCAGATTCAGAGTGTTGTCAACATGGTGATGCTGATGCTTCTTCTCCTAAGCAGCTTGATGATGGTTTCTTTGAAATCGAAACCATTCGCCGTAAAAGGCTCCGCaag GGTGAGGTCCAGTACCTGATTAAATG GCGTGGCTGGCCGGAGACTGCCAACACATGGGAACCTCTTCATAACCTACAGTCTGTTCCCGATCTCATTCATGCCTTTGAGGAGAG CCTCAAATCAGCAGCAACATCAGCAGCAGGAGGAGCAAAACCTCTTCGCAAGCGCACCAGACGCACCACCACCACCCACCTTCCACCACAAACTACTAATGCTCATCCTACCCCCCTCCCAAATTCACAACAACACATTCCTCACCAAAATCAACCAACATCAAACCTCCCCCAACAAACACCCATTCATGCTCAATCCAATGGGAATTCCCTTCACCGCAGAGGAACCAACCGCAGAAAATCTGCTTCCGTTAAAAGGTTCAAGAAAGACGAATCTTCTCCTACAAACAATGCACTTGGCTCCACTGCTCCTTATGTGGGGAATAATATCAATACTCATCAAATCATCACCGGTGCTAAAACTGCCAGCAATATTGTCAAGATTATAAAGGCTATAGGCTATTCAACTTCTCTATCTTGCTACAAGCAGGATATTTTAGTCACCTTTATGGCTATGAG GTCTGATGGAACAGAAGTTATGGTGGATAACAAATATCTCAAGGCAAACAATCCACAACTG CTGATCAATTTCTATGAGCAGCATCTCCGGTACAATCCTACTTAA
- the LOC11420450 gene encoding cytoplasmic tRNA 2-thiolation protein 1 → MEGKRSLRMCCLCNERRASLKRPKTLQQICRECFYLAFEDEIHQLIVDNRLFTRGDRIAIGASGGKDSTVLAYVLSKLNRVHDYGLHLFLLSVDEGITGYRDDSLETVHRNQIEYGLPLKIVSYKDLYGWTMDEIVKLIGLKNNCTFCGVFRRQALDRGAAFLKADKVVTGHNADDIAETVLLNILRGDIARLSRCSSIITGEDGPIPRCKPFKYTYEKEIVMYAYFKKLDYFSTECIYSPNAYRGFAREFIKDLERIRPRAILDIIKSGENFRISTTTKMPEQGFCERCGYISSQKWCKACVLLDGLNRGLPKLGIGRSRVAIGFKEENKSHGTKSIESKQCGSLDF, encoded by the exons ATGGAAGGGAAGAGAAGCTTGCGTATGTGCTGTTTATGCAATGAAAGAAGAGCTTCTCTGAAGAGACCTAAAACCCTTCAACAGATTTGCAGAGAATGCTTCTACCTTGCTTTCGAAGATGAGATTCATCAACTCATCGTCGATAACCGCCTCTTCACCCGCGGCGACCGAATCGCCATCGGAGCTTCCGGCGGTAAAGACTCCACCGTCCTCGCTTACGTCTTATCCAAACTCAACCGCGTTCACGATTACGGCCTCCATCTATTCCTTCTCTCCGTCGACGAGGGCATCACCGGGTACCGCGACGATTCTCTTGAAACCGTTCATAGAAATCAGATTGAGTACGGATTGCCTCTCAAAATTGTATCCTACAAGGATTTGTACGGTTGGACGATGGACGAGATCGTGAAACTGATTGGTCTGAAGAACAATTGCACCTTCTGTGGAGTGTTCCGTCGGCAGGCACTGGATCGAGGAGCGGCATTCCTGAAAGCAGATAAAGTGGTGACTGGGCACAACGCGGACGACATAGCTGAGACCGTGCTGTTAAACatattaagaggagatatagcTAGACTGAGCAGATGCAGTTCAATCATAACAGGTGAAGATGGACCCATCCCTAGATGCAAACCTTTCAAGTACACTTATGAAAAGGAAATTGTTATGTATGCTTATTTCAAGAAGCTTGACTACTTTTCCACTGAATGCATTTATTCTCCAAATGCTTACCGTGGTTTTGCTCGTGAGTTCATCAAGGATTTGGAGAGAATCAG ACCCAGGGCAATCCTCGACATCATCAAATCAGGGGAGAATTTCAGGATTTCTACGACCACCAAAATGCCTGAACAGGGATTTTGTGAACGCTGTGGTTATATTTCTAGTCAG AAATGGTGTAAAGCTTGTGTTCTGCTTGATGGATTGAATCGAGGTTTGCCTAAATTGGGAATTGGACGGAGTCGGGTTGCCATTGGTTTcaaggaagaaaataaaagccATGGAACAAAGAGCATTGAGAGCAAACAATGTGGATCTTTAGACTTCTGA
- the LOC11419288 gene encoding RNA polymerase sigma factor sigB, which yields MWSSSSSCLLPQFICNPDTFIRIPTHRHHHHHHHHLFLLQSPKTTTTRHCILSSSTALLDFKFDVAPAESENSPPWPYASQAHSSSSSVESLLTSEDAVIAAAASEALTLAKAAAKLAKDATLLVNNKLPQHNQQPPQLPSTPENLLLKWVQHMEAAEYAAAAVSIATGPAGPDIMEHLHISPNQEDDFNDDDEPTSEELEDVEEQLYDTSIDARSGRQTERKARRVRASGKAATNIVSFRSGSTTRKKRVRTQEVDYSDPLRYLRTTTRTTRLLTTSEEIKFSEGIQDLIKLEKLQEDLAEKCGGQPTFAQWATMAGVDQKTLRKRLNYGVFCKEKMIKSNIRLVISVAKNYQGSGMSLQDLVQEGCRGLVRGAEKYDASKGFKFSTYAHWWIKQAVRKSLSVQSRTIRLPFHMVGATYKVKEARKQLYSENGRQPDDEEVAEATGLSMKRLSAVLLTPKAPRSLEQKVGINQSLKLSEVLADPEAETAEEQLIKQFMKKDLEKVLDSLNPREKQVIKWRFGMDDGRMKTLQEIGEMMGVSRERIRQIESCAFRKLKNKKRAKHLQQYFVS from the exons ATGTGGTCATCATCGTCGTCGTGTTTATTGCCACAATTCATCTGCAACCCAGACACTTTCATCAGAATCCCTACCCACcggcatcatcatcatcatcatcatcatctctttcttcttcaGT CACCCAAAACAACTACAACAAGACACTGTATTTTGTCTTCTTCAACGGCACTCCTTGATTTCAAATTTGATGTTGCTCCTGCTGAATCTGAAAACTCACCACCTTGGCCCTATGCCTCTCAG GCACACTCCTCCTCCTCATCTGTAGAATCACTTCTTACTAGTGAAGACGCTGTTATAGCTGCTGCTGCTTCCGAAGCTCTTACTCTTGCTAAGGCTGCTGCAAAGCTTGCAAAGGATGCTACTCTCTTAGTCAATAACAAGCTCCCACAACATAATCAACAACCACCGCAACTTCCTTCCACCCCTGAAAATTTACTTCTCAAATGGGTTCAACACATGGAAGCAGCCGAatatgctgctgctgctgtaTCCATTGCCACTGGACCAGCAGGACCAGATATAATGGAACATCTTCACATTAGCCCCAACCAAGAGGATGACTTTAATGATGACGACGAGCCTACCTCTGAGGAACTTGAAGATGTAGAGGAACAGCTTTACGATACTAGTATAGATGCAAGATCCGGGCGCCAAACAGAAAGAAAAGCCAGAAGAGTCAGAGCTTCTGGGAAGGCTGCCACAAACATCGTCTCCTTCAGGTCTGGATCCACCACCAGGAAAAAGCGTGTTCGTACACAAGAGGTTGACTATTCTGATCCATTGCGTTACTTAAGAACAACAACTAGAACTACAAGGCTTCTCACTACATCCGAAGAAATTAAGTTCTCTGAAGGAATACAG GACCTCATAAAGCTCGAAAAACTTCAAGAGGACCTTGCAGAAAAATGTGGTGGCCAGCCCACATTTGCTCAATGGGCTACAATGGCAGGGGTAGATCAAAAGACCCTAAGAAAACGTTTGAATTATGGTGTattttgcaaagaaaaaatgattaaaagcAATATACGACTTGTCATATCAGTTGCTAAGAATTATCAGGGATCTGGGATGAGTCTGCAAGATCTGGTCCAG GAAGGATGCCGCGGGCTTGTAAGAGGTGCAGAGAAGTATGATGCTTCTAAGGGTTTTAAGTTCTCAACCTATGCTCATTGGTGGATTAAACAGGCAGTTCGGAAATCACTTTCTGTTCAGTCAAGGACTATTCGCTTGCCA TTCCACATGGTGGGGGCAACTTACAAAGTGAAGGAGGCAAGAAAACAGTTGTACAGTGAAAATGGAAGACAACCTGACGATGAAGAAGTTGCCGAAGCAACTGGGCTGTCGATGAAGAGGCTTAGTGCTGTCCTTTTGACCCCAAAAGCTCCCAGATCTCTAGAACAGAAAGTTGGGATCAACCAGAGTCTTAAACTTTCA GAAGTACTTGCTGATCCTGAAGCTGAAACAGCCGAAGAACAGCTCATTAAGCAGTTCATGAAAAAGGACCTGGAAAAGGTATTGGACAGTCTCAATCCTAGAGAGAAACAGGTGATTAAATGGAGATTTGGTATGGATGATGGAAGGATGAAGACACTACAAGAGATTGGGGAAATGATGGGTGTAAGTAGGGAGAGAATTAGACAAATTGAGTCATGTGCTTTTAGGAAGCTTAAAAATAAGAAGAGAGCCAAGCATTTGCAGCAGTATTTTGTTTCATAA
- the LOC11433906 gene encoding coiled-coil domain-containing protein 124, translating to MPKKMGVNSKAEAARARKSAAETEKKDRETREKEEQYWREAESSKPRAAKKREEEADKKAEAAARRAEVRRLAELEEKELEKMIKKPDKKANRVSIPVPKVTEAELRKRREEEQAMAMKKAEEAKKRTAGEDEYERVVLVSNTNRDDSIIEASTLDEAIAQMSIDNNLPPDRHPERRLKASFKAFEEAELPKLKQEKPGLTYTQYKDMIWKLWKKSPDNPLNQIAAE from the exons ATGCCCAAAAAGATGGGTGTGAATTCTAAGGCTGAGGCGGCGAGGGCCCGCAAGAGCGCCGCGGAAACGGAGAAAAAAGATCGGGAGACTCGAGAGAAGGAGGAGCAGTACTGGCGAGAGGCAGAGAGTTCAAAGCCACGCGCCGCCAAGAAGAGGGAGGAAGAGGCGGATAAGAAGGCGGAGGCGGCGGCACGACGAGCGGAGGTACGTCGATTGGCGGAGCTGGAGGAGAAAGAGCTGGAGAAGATGATTAAAAAGCCCGACAAAAAGGCAAACAGGGTGTCGATCCCTGTGCCGAAGGTTACGGAGGCGGAGCTGAGGAAGCGGCGGGAGGAGGAGCAAGCCATGGCTATGAAGAAGGCGGAGGAAGCGAAGAAGAGGACGGCTGGGGAGGATGAGTACGAGAGAGTGGTGCTTGTGTCGAATACGAATCGCGATGATTCAATTATCGAAGCGAGTACTCTTGACGAAGCCATCGCTCAGATGAGTATCGATAACAACTTACCCCCCGACAGGCATCCAGAGAGGCGCCTCAAGGCTTCCTTCAAG GCATTTGAAGAAGCTGAACTACCTAAGTTGAAGCAAGAGAAACCAGGGCTTACATACACACAATACAAGGACATGATTTGGAAGCTTTGGAAGAAATCTCCTGACAATCCTCTTAATCAA ATTGCTGCTGAGTGA
- the LOC120579646 gene encoding uncharacterized protein has protein sequence MNIFPELHHPVIMTKPDQYRPLVEKTHSTMSFHSRDSLLCHTMQQCGEGVTYAHESAAADRSLTPSCHLPSWLLLHYIPSLFLRLSPTCHTHQNKDLGAQVYLLEIELGIGVFVGGIYVMSKSSWT, from the exons ATGAATATTTTTCCAGAACTCCATCATCCGGTTATTATGACGAAACCAGACCAGTACCGTCCACTAGTGGAAAAAACACATTCCACAATGAGCTTTCACAGCAGAGATTCGCTGCTTTGCCACACAATGCAACAATGCGGTGAGGGAGTCACGTATGCTCACGAGTCAGCCGCCGCTGATCGTTCACTTACGCCATCATGTCATTTGCCATCCTGGCTCTTGCTTCACTACATACCCTCACTCTTCCTCCGTTTGTCGCCGACATGTCACACTCACCAGAATAAG GATTTAGGTGCACAGGTATACTTGTTGGAGATAGAACTTGGAATTGGTGTCTTTGTTGGAG GCATATATGTTATGTCCAAAAGCAGTTGGACATAG